The Pieris napi chromosome 11, ilPieNapi1.2, whole genome shotgun sequence DNA segment AAAGGGTCATTAGTCATATTTCTGCTTGCTCTAAACGTCTCTAACTTGTAGAAAAATCGCAAAATATTACACTTGGGTTGAGTCTGAATCttcataacaatatttacaattactgTTTTGATTGCAGTAAAAAGTTTTACAaacataactattttaatagaaattagaCTAgacttgaaataataaataatcttgcacaacttaattttaacaaataaataacacaaattaacAAAGAAATTAATTCACCATTACTACCATAGAATGTTACAATGATAAAATACTTCATGATTAGgttataaactattatttttatattattacaagtcactatattttagtaaataatagtaaaatagttttaaagttatttcatcAAACTGATTACTACCAAAAAACACAGTCCCATATTTCCTTAAACCACGACTTAGGCTCtcgattataatatttagaattagGAAGAGGTACAACATTGTCAGTTGGAcccattttaaatatatttacataagcTTGCGTTATACCGAACCTCCACATAGCAACATACGGCAAATAGGTACCTATGAAAACGGTCCAGTAAAattgcaaattaaaaataactcgaccgatattagttatatataaacttaaaatcagGTCGTGAGatgcaatttttaattttgaggACAAAGAAAGACGCTTGTACTGTGGTGAGTCGTCCAATGTTTTATAGTCTTTCGCATAAAGGATTATTGGTGAAGAGTTTGGTAAGAAATCTATGGGGCACTTTTCTATCAAGTTGGTCACATTCACgcctgaaatataatatattaagattagcATTGACTAGACAATATTGTAATCTTTTAATGTattgccttgcgattctgtaactcacttttcgaactctcacagcggttttcgcagcagcggtcgcgctcaaatcagtcgtgaagcagtcataccgaaaaccgctgtgagagttcgaaaagtgagttacagaatcgcaaggcagtacaTACACTTATGCAGTGAAATTTCTAATTAATCCTTGTCTTACAAGCGAAAAGCGCCTGCACATATGTTCTTGTTACAACAATATTAGTATCTAttgtatttaaactatttatttgaaCGATAACCCCTATGAATATCAACCAAAAACCGTGATCTGTGGCGTCagagtaataaattattaacagtGCTCCTAACATACAACAATCAAATTAcagaatataaaagtaatactcTATTAGAGTATTACTCTATTAgagtattacttttattattcttacttttatatagtacttaaaaaatataatataattactaattCTTGTATTGTCAATCGGAAAAAAGTTTTAGCGTATATTCCTCATATACGTACGTAGTTTTTCTTGTGCCGAAAGAGATAAAGCGATACTTATATAATGTATGTGTGCCTTGTGAATCACATACTTTATGACTTACCCGCGTCATTGTTTAATCCGTTAAGTTGTTTTTGTAAATTCATTTCCAGAGACAGCCTATCTTCCTCCGTATAGATATAACCTGGTACGTTTGATAAGTTCTTGGTAAAATAGACCAAAGCGTCGTGATCTATAGCTGGGTGAATGGCGCTTAAGCCTGATGCCATTACGTGAGCAGCGTGCTCAAAATAGTCTGGTGGACTTGTTAGACATGGCGTGAACACTTTGTCTTGGAGGATCCGGCAGATTTCTTTGGTTTCGTCGTATTTTTTGCGGCAAATATTGTacctaataattaataacattttcatgCATTTTTTAATTGGAAACAGTGATTTGTGTTTGACTATAATGTTGTATAACTTCAATGTGTGCACGAAATGGCGGACAGAATATCTACATTGAATGGATAGCTAACAAATTTAGAGGGTAGAACTAGTCTTAGGAAGCCCAAATAAGGGCGGGGCAGTCACATATTCTATTCGTTCACAGTtccatacatattattttaataaacgatgTATTTTTATGTCCATACCAATgcggaatttaaaaaataataatgatataccTGTCCTCCAAGCCAAGTACGTGACCTATTACACCCCAGAAATGATTGAATGCCTCCCAATCGCCAGGCTGCAAAGCTCGTATACCCAGTCTATTCGGTTTTAAAAGCGTAAAACCTATAAAGCCAAATAGTGTGAAGGCCATATCACGCTGAGACACAGTTCCGTGGCCTTTAATCTTAGAAGCGCGGCTAGCTACTAGATGGTGGGACCGTATGGTTTGAAGAGACCGCCACGatctaaacaaatataaaattaaataaatcagtggcgctacagcctcagacttctgaatctgtttcatgatcattttacaatctaataggcaagtaggtaatcagcctgtgcctgacacacgccgtcgactttttgggtctaagacatataggtttccttacgatgtattccttcaccgttcgagtgaaatgcgcacatagaaagaaagaccATTGCTGCACAGCAGGTTtgcgaacctacgacctcagggataagagtcgcacgctgaagcctctaggccaacactgctctaataaatatacatacatatttacaaattgaaTCTGTAGCTTAACATTTTACGTAGAATGTATTTTTCAACCTATTCATTTGGTTTATATCTTGAAGGCATTAGGCAAGTGTAAAAACTAAGAAGCGTGCTACTTACAGGCTACCTGGCTTCAGATCATGCTCTAACCAAGAATTAACGTGTGAATACGTTGACCAATATCGTTTGAAGGCTGTATACTGTGAGTTCGAGCGTCGGGTTCCAACCAGAACACTTAGGATGGTGGGGATAGCCATTACGGCGACCAA contains these protein-coding regions:
- the LOC125054048 gene encoding uncharacterized protein LOC125054048 — protein: MQSISMILGLVAVMAIPTILSVLVGTRRSNSQYTAFKRYWSTYSHVNSWLEHDLKPGSLSWRSLQTIRSHHLVASRASKIKGHGTVSQRDMAFTLFGFIGFTLLKPNRLGIRALQPGDWEAFNHFWGVIGHVLGLEDRYNICRKKYDETKEICRILQDKVFTPCLTSPPDYFEHAAHVMASGLSAIHPAIDHDALVYFTKNLSNVPGYIYTEEDRLSLEMNLQKQLNGLNNDAGVNVTNLIEKCPIDFLPNSSPIILYAKDYKTLDDSPQYKRLSLSSKLKIASHDLILSLYITNIGRVIFNLQFYWTVFIGTYLPYVAMWRFGITQAYVNIFKMGPTDNVVPLPNSKYYNREPKSWFKEIWDCVFW